TATCTTAGTGTTACAATGTAAATCATTTGTGGTAGCAAACATGTTAACCAGGGCGCAAGTATGTGATTCATGGTGTATTGTACTTAAATCAGTTTTTATAAGTCCACAGAACTAGCTACATGCTTCATTTGGTTTTGTGTTTTTGTTCTTCTTTTCTTTGTCACAGTGCTCAATGTGAGTTTCAATATGAGCCATCTCGAGTCTGAAGTCCAAACCAGGCAACCTCTTTCGGACTATGAAAATATGAGCCGTTGGGCTTCCTTCCAATCAGTTGGTGCCTCAAGAAGGCTCAAATAGGGTGGAAGACTGATTTGAGCTTCGGTTTTGTTGGCAAATCGAGGGAAGGATAAATCAAAGTCATGGAGAAAAAATTCGACCCTAGACCCCATGGCCTCGAGTTGTGTGCATGTGGATGCGATAAATTGGCGTCCATTTggcggtgattagacactaagtggtcATGCGGGGACATGTGAGGGACCCATCCTACCTCAGTGGAAAAAGTCCATGACACTCAATTGAACAAGTCCATGACATTTGCTGTCAATTGCGAGAGGTAGTATGATGGACGAATTTATAGGGTATAGTTCGGATCTTGAGCAATGGTTACTATTGGGCTaggagcttgtgttatttattttttcgttgtaacgcacgggcatttttcctAGTATTTACCTACTTACAATGATAAATATGGTAGCATCGCTGGAACTTGAAAGACTACGGACATAGCCATCAGTCTTCGCTTATCCTTCCTCGACCGGACCATCTGGGCCATCCACCAACTGAACTTAACTGAACCCTGATGTGCTTCAGTTCTTCAGAGCGCCTTTCTTCACTGAAGCTTAGGCTGTGGTCTCTCTTGTCAGCAAGTATTTCAGGTCCCATAAAGAAAGGTTCAACTTCAACATCTTTTTGTCTTCTGATGAACCACAAGCTCCCTGAAAAACCTCACGCGGTTAATCAATGCAAGGTTCTCAGCTTGAGTTTAAAGGTACTGCTGTAAGAAAAATAAACAACTCCGCAAGACATGTATCATGCATCTCTGCAACAAGTAAGCGCAAACACTGACTCATATCTAGTGCAGTAGGCAGCAgagcagatgaggaggaggaggagatttaATTAGGCAACCTCTGTTGAACGAGGCTTGAAGAAATTCTCAGGTAACCGGAGTTGTTCATACAGTGACTACTTGAACAACTCACAAGTTTCAGTCCATAAGGATAAAACTATGACTATAATTTGGTTGCCGATTCTTCGAAGCTGCTCCTGGCTTCGAGAACTATGCAAGACATGTATGCATCTCTGCGGTTAATCAGGCAAAGCAGCGGTTCAGTAAGCAGCAGGGCAGAGCAGAGGAGGCCATTTACTCAGGCAAATGTTGTATTTACAAAAATGTCATCTTCTGTTGGATGAGAACCTACAGTAGACTTGACTGGGAACACCGACATACTTGTGAGCTAAAGGAGATCTTATAATAAAGCAACTGCGACAACTTGAAGACTGAGTAACATACAGTGACTCGTTGTAACCATGCTGTGTGACATATTGAAAATGAGAAGCAGCGAGGTTGTTGGTAAATTTTTCCGTCGCAAAATAAGTGACGAGGGAGTATGTTGTTGTTTCCACCAAATAAAAAAGAAGTGTGTTGAAAATGAACTATGAAGACGCATAGGTTCTCTCTTGTctgtatgaactatgaagaagaaaaagaaagacatgCATTGGGGTTGCCCAAAACAGAGCAGAGCAGTTCCTGATAGAACTGTGGATCGTATAGGCTTAGGGATTAGCAGTAGCTCTACCTTCTCGAGCTCCTGTGCCGGCCATGGTGCCGGTGATGGCAGAGAGTAGTGGGGTGGATGCGGCTGAGATGtatgggcagtggcggcggcggagcttcccaTCGCTTCAGTGCCTCCCTCTGGATCGGATAGGGTTAGGAGTAGGAAACAGTGGCGGTGACGAACCTCGTACCCTGTGCCCCTGGTCCCCACCTCCTCTTTATATCACTGTGCGATAGGGGCCCACCAGTCTTGCTTGGGCTGGACGCCCCTGATCAGGGCGTGGGTCAAGGGCCCAATGAGCCGTTGGGCCCATTGgtggagagatcaacctaacattctcccccttgatctcatcATATACTTTTAACTTTATACTTTAAAATAACTCTTTTCAAAGTACTCGTTCCATCACAGATTTGCATGTAGAGCATGTCTCATCATCACGGTTCATTTCCGATAGAATCAGCACCTACAACACACTCCTCTATTTTGAAACGGATTCTTTAACCTTGGGCCCTTTTATTGTCCGGAAATGTTAGACTATACCATAAAACCCATGTCGATTGTGTGTTCTCCGAACACACTAGGCGGTAAGCCTTTAATAAGCagatctgcaaatacttgtctgttGCTTTCATGCTCCAAGCATTTCAACATAATTCCGGACGTTCTCCTTAACAACGTATAAGTTTGTGTCAATGTGTTTGGCATCAACACTTGACTCGTTGTCATAGGAGCGAAAGACTTAAAATAGTTATCGCTGTTGTCAACCATTATCAACTCCGGGTACAGGTCTCCTTAACCATTTTGCCTGTCCCTCAGCCTCATATCAAGCTATAAAATATCTTTGCATCACATTGATGATAATTGTTTCATTCTTTGGAGCTTTTCCACACAAAAACCTCCAAGTATGAAAGTTAGCGACAATTGTGGATTTCGCTATACATTTCACAAGTCATGTATTTGTACTAACAATCTTTTGAGAGCACTTATTTCTTTCAGCATGAGGCCGATATCTTTGACTCCATTCCAGTGATCTATATATGGACTAGACATTACCAAAACAACCCGGATACGTGGACTGTCTCAGGGTAATGTACTGAGCTTCCAACAGCTAAAGCATTCGGCACCATATCCATTTTCAATCTTTTCTCATCAACTTTTGGAACACCATAGTTTCCAGTTCTATTACCCTTGACGATAAGAACAGGCGTAGGTTTTCTCGCATGCATACTTTAGAGACCTTTCTAAACATGTCCATGCGACATTACTAATACCCCTTTTATTCTTTTCTTGGTGAAACTCGATAATTATAACGAGAGACACTCTACTAAGAACATTCTTTTGAACTTTGAGAACAAAAACTTCTTTTCTTCTCCTGCAGTAGATTGACATGACCACTAGCAAGTAGGACATCATCCACATGTACAGGATTATGAAATGAATTTCCCATTCTATAACTTTATACAAACACAATTGTCCTCGCATTTCTTTAACCCAAAACAACATTTGATTGCTTTAGTCCATAAAAGACTTCTTCAGGTAGTATCCCCTGTGTTCTTTActttcatctgatgtaactcagatcataatatctttcatctgatgtaactcagATCATGATGTGCTACCAACACTCATTGTAATCTATTCAGTGCAAAACGCGCAAAAACCTTTCAATTTAAGTCGTGTTTTACACCTTTACGTATTTCCTTTGGAGTCAGATTGAGCTTGTAGACTCTTTACAACCTACTGTTTTGGCTCCATTGGAAATTACTCATCAGTCCCAAACATCGTCGGGATTCACTAATTTCATTTCATCTCACATAGTCTATTATCATTTAGATAAGCAGACACTTCTCAAAACTCGAATGAGCACTTTAAATGAGGTGGGATCAACCTCCATTTGAATTTCACTAACATAGACTTTATAGTAATCAGAAGTATCTGATTTTCTCATTCCTTGAGACCATCAGTGTCTCAGATACTGGCACTTCTTTCATATGGGGCTGTTGTTGCTCTGTCATTGCCAAGAGGCAAATATAGTCTTTCATTTCCAAGAGGCAACAAGTTTTACAGGGACCTGTGTCACAAGATCCATGTGTACTCATTCATCCTTTATAGAGCTAACATCAGGTGTTGTATAGGTCATACAACATGCTCCCCCATATTACTCCATCTTTACTAAAAATGGCGTATCTTTAAATTTTATAATTTGGGTTTATTCTGTTAAAACTTTCTTCTTTATGGCACTTTAAGCACCGTCTTAGTATTCCTTACTCTGCTTTCGGAACTGTAAAAGATCCAGAaatacaactattttttttctttagggGTATTAATATGACCGTCATACTCCCCCAGACGATCACATTCTTCATCACATTATCTAAAGTATAGGGGAGTTtcatcattcttaatttatatCATATAtctttctccccctcgaaatgtggcaagAACCTTTCTGCCACAATTTCGAAAAACCATCCATAACTCTTGTGAATGAGGAAACTTCGATTATCTACTTCATCTATATGGAGTACCTTTTCCTCATTCCATTTCAGAAACTCAACAGAGTTCTttatcattagtacttttgcaGGTCACACTTGCATATCATTCTTATCTTTAGGTTCGTCTGTAACTTTTATTCTCTTTGGATTTATTGAGTGCTTAATGACCGTTACACATAAGATGTACGATTGATACTAGGAAAGCATAATAGCTACTCCATACTTTTCTCCCAGAGTGGGACACATTAAAAGCACATGAGTCATCATGTCTTTCTCCTGTCATACAGGATAAGTCTGAGAAAATTTCTGCCGCCATACGGGTTACGCAGGGATTTTCCCAGACTTATCCTGCCATGCGGGTTTTATCATAATCATCTTTTTCCGCCATGCGGGTAATTCCCTGTAAGGGACATAAATGCCAGAATTGGCTCTTTTGACTGCATATTCAATCATCAAGTTTATAAATAAATCCTAATGCTCTTTGACACACATGCTTGATCtgacgttggtcaaattaaacacgCATGTTGCTTGTTTTATCTCAAATCATagagagtacatgaaagacattcgtCAACCAAGACTCTCAATGATCTATCTCTTTTATTTTGAAACCATTCTTTAGAGAGAACATACTATCTCACGTTATGACCTTTCTTGGTCATCTTTCGGGtcacaagtacccaaccattcgctTTCATGAATGAAAGCATGGAAAACTTTTAGTCTGAGAAAACTTAgccaataatcaacaataatgagcaTAAAAATAACCCTACGTTGGTCTGGTTAAAAAAAATGCACATTAAActtttgcaaaacttcctttttataCTCTAAATCATCGTTGTGGTAGAATTAGAATAAAACACATTCTTCTACATTAATTCCATATCACCGTTGGGCGAAAATGGAAATAATGCATATAACTCATAAAGAATGTGATGATAGTATTTCTATTAAACAACTTTGCTCAGAAATAATCATCATTATCAACTTATTGCAGCGGAAAACTTTTAATATACATTTCTCAATCTTTATCAAATGCTCTGAAAATTGGTCACTTTGATACAAAAATTATCAGAGATTTGAACTTTTAACTACAAGACTCATTGAATTATAATATTGTCATCATCAAcgttggtcagaaaataacaatagcaTAATTAAACTTTAATCAAATATCTTTCTACTGTCATAGCTGAAGTTATCTGAATCTGATTTCACCCACAACTGAAAAAACTTCTCTCAAAAAACTGTTCATCCAATTAAATTTCCCGTAGGTTCCAATTTAATTGGAGGATAATACTTTTTCTTTCTTTGTGAAAGAGTACTATTAATTATTTACGCAAcggaaaaacatgaataaaaattcatgaactttttattcTTTACAGAAACTTTTCTTTTACTAaagaaaaattcatgaactttattactttctttataaaattcatgaacatttcttttcTGAAAATTTTCTATTCTCATTTTCAAAGAGTTTTTCTGTTCACTTTTCAGAacattttcttttacttttctattttctaaacaatttttttgaattactttgAATAGAAAAACTGTACTGTAATTAGCCCAAAACTGGAcaaaaaacaggaaaagaaaaaagaaaaaatgtcaGCTGCGTGCACTGGGCAACCGCGGCTGCGCCTGCTCTCCTTTCGGCCCAAAAGTCCCACGCGGGCGCCAGCCACTTTGGCCTGGTCCGCAGTCCACTGGCCCAAATAAGATTTTGGCCCAAAAGCCCAGGGCAGAGCTAGGGGTTTCTTTCTGGCCATTGATCTTGATCGGACGATCCAGAGCGATTTTCGCTTGAACAAACTATGAGGAGAGGAAGCCCCGACCGCAACCCTAGCCCATTCTGTTTCCCTCGCCCCTCTCGATCTCTCTCTCGTGACGGCGGGACCACGGGGTTGCGCcccggccggcggtggcggcggaggaaGCCACCGTGCCGCGCGCGCCTCCTTTCAGTTCCCGCTTCTCTTTCGCAGAGAGGACTAGGCGCGAGCCCCTCCTCTGATTTGTTGCTCTGTCCCGCACGCCGGGGCATCGCGCTGCTCCGGTCACTGGCAACGGCGACGAGCGCCACCGCGCCTCCCTTCCTTTCCTGTGGCAGAGAGAGAGGGTCGGGCTTGCGCCCTCCTCTACTGCACTTGCGCCTCGACGGCGCCTCCATCCTGTTGGAGTAGCGGTTGGGCATGGCTGCGCCGGCCGCCGGCGTGGACAGCAAACCACCGTGGCGCGCGATCCCCTTCCGATTTCCCTTTCTTTTCTGTTATTTCTCCCTCCACCACCATATAAGGCTTCGAGCAGTGGAGATTCAGGGAAGAACGGCGCCCCTCTGCCCCCTGCCGGCGTGTGCGTGCACCCGTAGATGGGCGCACCGCCGTCAAGCGGTTCAGCGGCGGCGCCATGTTTCGGCGACTGTGTGGTCTCTTTGCCCCCAAAAGGGGGTGGTGTTCTTCTTTTCGATGCCTCGGCTTGCCGATGCGCATCGAGATCGAGAGGAACGGCGCGGCCAAGACGGCGGCACTCTTTGCCGGCGGGCCCAAGGCCCTTCTCCGGTGATCTTGTTTGCCCTATCTAGGgttcttcgggagggggaaagatttTCTTTTGTGTTCTTTTCTACTGAAAATCCTAAACCAAACCTTGTCTGATACCATTGATAGAACTGTGGATCGTATAGGCTTAAGGATTAGTAGTAGCTCTACCTTCTCGAGCTCCTGGTGCCGACCATGATGCCGGTGATGGCAGAGAGTAGTGGGGTGGATGCGGCTGAGATGTATGGGCACTTGCGGCGGCGGAGCTTCCCATCGCTTCAGTGCCTCCCTCTGGATCGGATAGGGTTAGGAGTAGGAAATAGTGGCAGAGACGAACCTCGTACCTTGTGCACCTGGTCCCCACCTCCTCTTTATAGCACTGTGCGATAGGGGCCCACCAGCCTTGCTTGGGCTGGACGCCCCCGATCAGGGTGTGGGTCAAGGGCCCAATGAGCCGTTGGGCCCATTGgtggagagatcaacctaacagtTCCTCCTCTGTTTTTGCTGGACCGCTAGCTGCATGCAACGCAATGCATGCTCTGTTTTTGCTGTCTCACGTTGCTTGAAGATTGAATAGTATACATTGACTCATTTCAGTCTGTTAGAACAAATCCGAGactaccgtcgatcatccgaggaccaagcaatcacacgagcacgacaccgagatttcttaacgaggttcatcgatatgTCAAAGCTATAGCAATCATTTGGCAGGAAAATCTAATCTATGCATGGCAGAACCTAACAGTTGAACAATCTTTAGATATATAGATACAAGTGCTTCTAAGTTTTGACATCAAGTCTAGGTAGGTTGTACTCAACATGAATATAATTAACGGACTAAACAAATACAGCAATCTTGGAATGCATAAATAATCCCTCAAGGCCAGCATCCCAATCAAAGGCAAGCGGACCATAAGCCAAATTCCTTTAGTCAGAACCAACTGATCTCTTCGGAATTGCTTCAACCAAATTCCAGTAAGTGCCTCCTCTGGAGAAGGCCACCTCCAAGTTGTCGCAGGATCCTATATTTAGTTCCTCAAGGGCTGGAAGCTGCTGCAAGAGACCCTCTGGTAGTGTCTGTAACCATGGGCATTCAGAGATATCTAGCTTCTTAAGCCGAGGAAATGATACAACTGCCACTTGTCCTGCCTCCTCCTGGTGCAATCCCCTTAGCTTAGGCATGTTGTAAAGTATCATGGTTTCCAACTTAGGAAAGAATGTTGATGGAGAAATACCGGATTGCCCAATGTCAGTGTCGTCATTACCAACACATATACTTGTCAAACTATGGAAATTTTCCAAACCCAAGTACATGAGGCAGGGAAGTTGCCATAATGGCGGAAGATCGGTGCACTTCAGGCAAAAATCTAGACGGAGTTCACTAAGATGTTCTAACTGTGTAGAGTCATGCATCCATGATGGCAATTTAGCACCAGCATAATTAGATAGCAGCAAGACCTCAAGCCTTTTATGAGGACGAAGGGCCTCTAATATTCCTTCTGCATTAGTATCCACTTCAGATCCAATGTCTGTCAATGAAGGTCCATAGTACCAATCAAGTGATAGTCGTTTCAAATTATGCTTGGCAGACAAATTCCCATGTTTAGCATTTTCTGCACTTTCCACTTTTCCCAGTGCCATCAAATGAAGAGAACCACCTAGATTCAAATCTTCCAGTTGATCAATTCCACGGCCTACATCACTATCAACGACATAACATGTCAATGTCTGCAGAGAATTCAGCTGACTAATACCTTTTGGCATGCGCTCCAAACGATTACACCCAACAAGGAAGATATGTCGGAGACTACTCATACATCTCATGTGTTCTGGTAATTTCTTAAGGCTTCGACAACCCATGAGATTCAGTGTTTGCAGGTTATACAACTTGGTAATGGCTTCAGGCAGTGCAGATATACTAGAATAAGAACAATCTAGGTAGCGAAGATGTTTCAACTTTGTCATATGTGTCTCGAATAAGAATGTCTTCAGTGCTCGCAAGGACAAGAATTTTGACCTGGCCATACTCAGAGGAGTCACATACCCCTTCCTCTCCTGTCGGACTAATATCGTGCGGGGTCGGGGAGCTAACATTTTCTCCATGGCTGCAATAGTACTATTAGTGACGTAATCGACAGACAAGTGTCGAACCTCATGATGTAATGAACTGATATATGTGGGTCCTTCCAGAATTTCTTGACATGGTGAAGATTCTTGCAGAATAGAGCAATCATTTCCGATAACAGAGCAAGCAAGGTCATGCATGAGATCATGCATCTTGCAAGTAGTTGGTCGGTGCATGAACACATCTTCAAATCCAGAGAGCAGATCCCTTCGAATCTCCACATCTAATTTGAGGAAACATCCCCAAACTAGCACATCAAAAATGTGGTTTCCCCTTGTTTCTGATACAATAAAGTCATTTGCCATCCATAATTGGATTAACATGTCTTTATCCATTGGGCTATCCTTGGGGAAAATAGCACAAAAGGAAAAACAATTTTTTGCTTCAAATGACAAGTGATCATAGCTTAGCTGTAGTGCAGGTACAATCCCAATAGTTGCAAGGATGTCATCTTTCCAGACATCACTCTCCAGAACAGAAAACCACTGACTATGATGCTTCGAACGAAGTAAAGCTGCTATGGTCTTGATAGCAAGAGACAATCCCTTACACTTATGAACAATGTTCTTTTTGACTGAAATCAATTCTTCTTGTTTTTCCACATCACTTCCAAATGTTTTTCTACGAAAAAGCTGCCATGATTGATCCTCATTTAGAAGTGATATCTGATGCGGAGGACATGTACCCATTATAGAAGCAACTTGATTGTTGCGGGTTGTCACAAGTATAGCACTACCTGAGCCAGCATGTGAGCATAGCAATGATCTCATATCATCCCACTTCTGCCTATCTTCATTCCAGACATCATCCATCACTAGGAGGTACTTTTTCTCTCCCAACACTCCAATAAGTTCTTTCTGCAGTGCCTCCGTCTGAGTCAAATCACACTTCTTCATCGTGGCCACTTCTATTACAGATCGTATAATTTCTTCGATAACGAACTTGTCAGAGACACAGACCCATAAGACCAACTGAAAATGATGCGCCACTCTATGGTCATTGTGCACAAGTTGAGCAAGGGTGGTCTTACCAATTCCCCCCATACCAACAATAGGGAGCACAatgacattattatcatttttggcggAGTGGTCTAGCAAAATCTTCACCACTTGGTCCTTGTCATCTTGTCTTCCGACAATATCTGATTCATTGACACAAGAATGTGTTTGTAGATGAACAATAATTCGTGGCTCGACATGTTGTAGGAAATGGAAATTGTTCATCTCCACAACCAGTTCATCTATCATTTGAAGGGCACCCTTCATCTTCCAACTCATGTAAACACCGAAAATAACCGGACTATTGATGGTGAAGTAGCCCAGCGGCTGAAATGAAAACAAATACAAACCATTTAAAGGGCCTCCATTTTTGTTCAAATTAAAACCTTAAATATTCAAAGGCTTCCATTTCCAAATAAAATGAATTGAAAACACATGAGAGAAAGATAGGACGGGGACCAACCTTGCGTGCGGTGGGGCGGCGCCGGAGCTTGGCGGCATGGCGGCGCAGCGCCTCGTAGCGGAAGTCGTCGAAGACGTCGTCGGCATGGTAGGCGGCGGTCTTGAGGTCCTTGATCCACCGGCGGACGGCGGGGTCTGTTCGGCTCTTGGCCTCGGCGTCCAGCAGGATGCTCTggacggcggcgaggtggcgctCTAGCTTCCGGCGGGACTTGCCCAGGCCCCACGCCCGCAGCAGCTCTGTCACCAGCACGTCGCCGGCCATCGCGGCCAGGCTTCCCAGCAGCGGCATGAGCAGGGAGCCCATCTCAGGCGGTCGCCGCCGGTCGCCGCCGGTCTCTGGTGTGTGGCTCAGTTGGTTGGCAGCAGCCCAGGAGTGTGCGAAAGAACGAATATGAAGAAAATAAGTTGTTCGGGTCATGTCTGGTGGCATTTCTGGCCCATTCAATAATCAATTGCCCACTCAATCGGTCGTTCACGATGTCTTGGACAGGTGGCCCATCGTTGTCTACCTTCCATTCGGCCCTATCCCATCCccagctcttttttttttgcggaatCCATCCCCACCTGCTGGCACAAGATATTTTGTTAGACGCTCTCGTCGCTGCCACATGTCATGTATTCGGTGTTTTCCtagaatttttattatttttctatacGCATTTTTGTGTTTTAGATGATTTTTTGCCCGGTTTTTCTAAGGTTGTggacaaaaaatacaaaaaaaatcgcaaggaaaaacatgtttttttcttttATGAAAGACATAGAATTGCTTCACGTCGAGATATAGATTTGTTTCTTCAAGAGACACAATTGTGAATGTCAGAAATGAAAAAATATATATGTTTTCTTTTTtacttgcttccgtgagaggcaaagTTATGAAGAAGTAATCTATGCCTCGAAGAAAGCCACACGGGAGTTGTGAGGACCATATGCCATGATCGGGTTTTCGTAAGAGAAGGCCATGATTGGGTTGTTATTACAGAAGACCTTCAATTCTAAAGTATTTTTTATATTAGCATTTTTCACTGAAAAGTGTTCCTCTCCATGAACTACTATTAGGACCACCATGCTCCCACTTTTTAGTCGGATTTTTAGTAAAAGAAAATGCGGTTTAGTGGATCCAACGTGCGCTCCAGCTGCTTGGCGGAATGGACACACAGGGTGAGAGCGGAGGAAAAACATAGCAACATGACTCGACAAAAGGTACAAATTTGACCTCAAAATGAAACTATTTCACAAATTAAACTGTTTGTGAAAGTATTTCATCCAGCTGACCCCTAACGTGCAGCGTCTAAAAGCTCCTAACACTCAAGCACCACACCTGTACAGCGCCTAGCTGTAAGGAGTTGCACTACACTGTGCAGCGCTTAGCTGCAAGGAATTGCACACTAGAATGCATCGTCTTGCTGTCGGGCGCTGCACAAAAGGGTCAGCGATGtgaattatttttaaaaacagTTTAGTTTGTGAAATACTTTTGCTTTTAGGTCAATTTTGCCCGATGACTCGGCTGCTGACAACAGAGGACAAACACTAGCCAACGGATGCTCCCCTTTTTTCACTCAAGACTGAACCAGCAATACATGTCTCTTTTGATATCCAATTACTAACAGCCGCTAGGGTACACACTGAGCGCACCCACTACGTGAACTGATGATGGCTGCATCGGATGCATTCCACTGTGCCGAAAAGCATGTGCACTACTTAACTGTTTATACAACAACAAGGTCTGCTCTAACAGTTTTGGCACTGCGAACATGCCGATCCTcaaggcatctccagccgcgcccccaacaagcccccccaggccactttttcggcgccgaccccgaaaaaacggcccagtcgcgctcccaggacgccgaaaatcgccggttcggacctttttaccgtctggcggtcacaggccgaacccggcgcgctggggagccgttgggggctccggcgctagggaaaagcacgcctgacCCAC
This portion of the Triticum dicoccoides isolate Atlit2015 ecotype Zavitan chromosome 7A, WEW_v2.0, whole genome shotgun sequence genome encodes:
- the LOC119328164 gene encoding putative disease resistance protein RGA3, whose translation is MGSLLMPLLGSLAAMAGDVLVTELLRAWGLGKSRRKLERHLAAVQSILLDAEAKSRTDPAVRRWIKDLKTAAYHADDVFDDFRYEALRRHAAKLRRRPTARKPLGYFTINSPVIFGVYMSWKMKGALQMIDELVVEMNNFHFLQHVEPRIIVHLQTHSCVNESDIVGRQDDKDQVVKILLDHSAKNDNNVIVLPIVGMGGIGKTTLAQLVHNDHRVAHHFQLVLWVCVSDKFVIEEIIRSVIEVATMKKCDLTQTEALQKELIGVLGEKKYLLVMDDVWNEDRQKWDDMRSLLCSHAGSGSAILVTTRNNQVASIMGTCPPHQISLLNEDQSWQLFRRKTFGSDVEKQEELISVKKNIVHKCKGLSLAIKTIAALLRSKHHSQWFSVLESDVWKDDILATIGIVPALQLSYDHLSFEAKNCFSFCAIFPKDSPMDKDMLIQLWMANDFIVSETRGNHIFDVLVWGCFLKLDVEIRRDLLSGFEDVFMHRPTTCKMHDLMHDLACSVIGNDCSILQESSPCQEILEGPTYISSLHHEVRHLSVDYVTNSTIAAMEKMLAPRPRTILVRQERKGYVTPLSMARSKFLSLRALKTFLFETHMTKLKHLRYLDCSYSSISALPEAITKLYNLQTLNLMGCRSLKKLPEHMRCMSSLRHIFLVGCNRLERMPKGISQLNSLQTLTCYVVDSDVGRGIDQLEDLNLGGSLHLMALGKVESAENAKHGNLSAKHNLKRLSLDWYYGPSLTDIGSEVDTNAEGILEALRPHKRLEVLLLSNYAGAKLPSWMHDSTQLEHLSELRLDFCLKCTDLPPLWQLPCLMYLGLENFHSLTSICVGNDDTDIGQSGISPSTFFPKLETMILYNMPKLRGLHQEEAGQVAVVSFPRLKKLDISECPWLQTLPEGLLQQLPALEELNIGSCDNLEVAFSRGGTYWNLVEAIPKRSVGSD